The sequence below is a genomic window from Photobacterium atrarenae.
TCAACGCCCAATAACGCTGCCGCTTGAGCACCGAACTGTGTGGTCAGGCGGCGTGCAAATACCCATTGTCAACCGAGATTTGAGTCTGCGGCGTGTCCCCGCCCCAGCCAAAATCGGCATGCCGGCCCTGTGCTGTCCTCGCCGCTGCAACGCCTCAAATTCACGCCGAAGTTTATCTTCACGACAAATTTTATTTGTTAGACTCACGAAGCGTTTTGCCCGTTAATACGCCCGACGCAACAGGCGTCAGGTATGGCTCAACCCGCTCTTTCAGGTTGGGCCTTGTTATTGGCTATGCCCCGATGTGGCAATCCACCGGGCATCTGCTGACTGAGAAGAGTAAGTGGAAAACGTATCCAAACTTGATAGCGTTCGTGCAGATTACAACGTTGATTACTGGAGCCAGGGATTCTTTGGCATTGATGACACCGGCGAAGTCTATGTTTCGCCAACCTGTGACAAAACACGCGGACTGGCGCTCAGCAAAATCGCCCAACAAATCGAAGCAACCGGCTTGAGCATGCCCGCTTTGGTACGTTTCCCACAGATCTTACACCAACGCGTGCACAATATTTGCCAGGCATTCAACCAGGCGATTGAAGCATATCACTACCCGAACCACTACCTGTTGGTGTATCCGATCAAGGTCAACCAGCAGCGTGAAGTCGTGGATGAGATTCTGGCCAGCCAGGCGCAGTTGGAAACCAAGCAACTGGGTCTGGAAGCCGGCAGCAAACCGGAACTGCTGGCCGTATTGGCGATGGCACAAAAAGCCAGCTCGGTGATCGTGTGCAACGGCTACAAAGATCGCGAATATATCCGTCTGGCACTGATTGGCGAAAAGCTCGGCCACAAAGTGTTTATCGTGCTGGAGAAGATGTCCGAACTCGATTTGGTCCTGCGTGAAGCGGCCAGCCTGGGGGTCAAACCTCGGCTGGGGATCCGCATTCGTCTTGCTTCTCAAGGCGCCGGGAAATGGCAGTCCAGCGGTGGTGAAAAATCCAAATTCGGCCTGTCGGCCTCGCAAGTGCTGCGGGTGATCGCGCGCCTGAAAGAAGAAGATCAGCTGGATGCGCTGCAACTGGTGCACTTCCACCTCGGCTCGCAGATGGCGAATATTCGCGACGTGCGTAACGGTGTGAACGAGTCGGCGCGGTTTTACTGCGAGCTTCGGGCCATGGGCGCGCAGATCCAGTATTTCGACATCGGCGGCGGGCTCGCCGTCGACTATGACGGCACCCGCAGCCAGTCGTCCAACTCGATGAACTACGGGCTGGATGAGTACGCACGTAATGTGGTCAGCACCATCAGTGATGTCTGTCAGCATTATGCCCAGCCGATGCCGGTGATTATCTCCGAATCCGGCCGCTCGCTGACCGCCCATCACGCGGTGTTGATCACCAATGTGATTGGCACAGAGAGCTATCAGCCTGAAACGGTTGTTGAGCCACTGCGCGACGAGCCCGTGCTGATGCAGAATATGTGGCGCAACTGGCAGCTCCTGCAGGATGACAGCAATGCCCGGGCACTGATCGAGATTTACAACGACACCCAGAGCGATCTGGCGGAAGTCCACAGCCAGTTTGCCATGGGACTGCTCAACCTGGAGCAACGCGCTTGGGCCGAGCAACTGTCGCTGCGGATTTATTTCGAACTGAACCGGAAGATGAACACCCGGAACCGCTTCCACCGGCCGATCCTGGATCAGCTCAACGAACGACTGGCGGACAAGTTCTTCGTCAATTTCTCCCTGTTTCAGTCCCTGCCGGATGCCTGGGGAATTGATCAGGTGTTCCCTGTGCTCCCGCTCTCCGGGCTTGAGCGACTGGATGATCGCCGCGCGGTGATCCTGGACATCACCTGCGACTCGGATGGTGCCGTGGAACAATATGTTGAAGGGCAAGGTATTGAAACCACGTTGCCGGTGCCGGCCTGGACCAAAGACGAAGAGTACCTGATGGGCTTTTTCCTGGTCGGGGCGTACCAAGAAATTCTGGGCGACATGCACAACCTGTTTGGGGATACTCACAGTGTGGTGGTGAACCTCAACTCGGACGGTGATGCCGAACTGACCTTGATCAACGAAGGCGACAGCGAGGAAGACATGCTGCGTTACGTCCACATCGATGTTGAGCAGATCCGCGGACACTACCGTGAACTGGTCACATCACTGGTGTGCCCGCAGGAGCAGCAGGCGATTTTGAACGAGCTAGAGCACGGCCTGAGCGGCTACACCTATTTAGAGGATTTTTAAATGAATGATTTGTTTACGAAAACTGATTATTCGCTGTACGCAAATGCCATGAGCTTTCTGCGCCGTCCTTACGTGCGTAACCCTATTGACGCCGAGGCAGACCTTGTTGTGCTCGGGGTTCCGCTGGACATGGCGACCTCAGGTCGTCCCGGCGCGCGTTTGGGGCCGGATGCGATCCGCCGCGCGTCGGTCCATCTTGCCTGGGAAAACAAGAAGTACCCATGGGACTTCAACCTGTTCGACAAGGTCAAGGTGATTGATGCCGGTGATCTGGTGTTTGATTGCGGGGATGCCGAAGATTTTACTTACCGGCTGGAAGCGGCAACCGGTGAAATTTTAAAAAACGGCAAAACCCTGCTCGCGCTGGGCGGGGATCACTTTATCACCCTGCCGATTTTGCGCGCCTACGCCAAACATTATGGCGAGATGGCTCTGGTTCATTTTGACGCCCACACGGATACCTATGCCAACGGCAGCGCCTATGATCATGGCACCATGTTTTATCATGCGCCCAAAGAAGGGCTGATCTGTCCGAAGCATTCGATTCAGATCGGTATTCGGACCCAATATGAGCAGAAGCAACACGGGTTCAACGTCATTGATGCAAGTCAGGCCAATCAGATGAGCGCCGACAGCATCGTGGCACAAATCCGCGATGTGGTTGGCGATAAACCTGTCTATGTCACTTTTGACATCGACTGCCTGGACCCGGCGTTTGCACCGGGCACCGGCACACCGGTCTGTGGCGGGCTCAATTCCGACAAAGTGCTCAATATCATCCGCGGCCTCGCCGGGATGAACATTGTCGGCATGGATGTGGTCGAGGTCTCGCCGCCATTCGACCAAAGTGACGTCACGGCCCTGGCCGGGGCCACCATCGCCCTGGAGCTGATGTATGCCTGGGCCAGCGGACGGGAAACCGCAGCGTAATCAATCACACCGGTCTCTTGAGCACACCGTGCTCAAGAGACCTTTCCGGTTCAGCATATCGGTGTACCGAAGCTATCTCATTCCAACTGAGCCAATTGCGCTGGCTGCTCAAACAGATACGTGGGTGCAACCTGGCTGAGCTCTTCAACCGAGCCGTAACCCCACAACACCCCGGCTGTTTGCAGGCCATTGCGCTGACCGGCCGTGATATCGACCGCCCGATCGCCAATCATCACCGCCTGCTGTGAAATCACCCCTTCCCGGCGCAAGCCTTCCAGCTGCTGCCATTTTTCCACCCCGATATCCCCACCGCTGACAAACTCAAATTGCTCACGAAGACCGAACATTTCAAGGATTTTCTCGGCAAAATCGGCCCGCTTTGAGGTGCACACCCCAAACCGGTACTGCTCTGATGCTGCCAGTTGCTCTAAAACAGACGGGATTCCCGGATAGAGCTGATTTTCCCGATACCCGATCTCGGCATAGCGCTCGCGGTATTGAGCGACCAACATCTGGATCAGGCCCGGATCATGGCTGCCGACCAGTTGGATAAACGTCTGATCCAGCGGCGGACCAATGTACGCAGCAATCTCGGCTTCAGGACGCGCCGGCATCCCAAACGCCTGCAGCGCATAGTTAAACGAGCGAACAATCCCGTCTTTCGGATCGCTGATAGTGCCGTCCAAATCAAAAATTAACCAGTCCTTGCTCACAACACGCTCCTTGTCATTTTCTCAAATGGTAACTTTCAGTAGATTTAAGACTCATCAGCCTTGTTGTCCTGCTCACGCTCCCCGAATGCCCCGATGAGCGCCTGGCAGGCCGCTTCAACCGCTGCGGGCAACCGGGCGATCAGTTCA
It includes:
- the speA gene encoding arginine decarboxylase, giving the protein MENVSKLDSVRADYNVDYWSQGFFGIDDTGEVYVSPTCDKTRGLALSKIAQQIEATGLSMPALVRFPQILHQRVHNICQAFNQAIEAYHYPNHYLLVYPIKVNQQREVVDEILASQAQLETKQLGLEAGSKPELLAVLAMAQKASSVIVCNGYKDREYIRLALIGEKLGHKVFIVLEKMSELDLVLREAASLGVKPRLGIRIRLASQGAGKWQSSGGEKSKFGLSASQVLRVIARLKEEDQLDALQLVHFHLGSQMANIRDVRNGVNESARFYCELRAMGAQIQYFDIGGGLAVDYDGTRSQSSNSMNYGLDEYARNVVSTISDVCQHYAQPMPVIISESGRSLTAHHAVLITNVIGTESYQPETVVEPLRDEPVLMQNMWRNWQLLQDDSNARALIEIYNDTQSDLAEVHSQFAMGLLNLEQRAWAEQLSLRIYFELNRKMNTRNRFHRPILDQLNERLADKFFVNFSLFQSLPDAWGIDQVFPVLPLSGLERLDDRRAVILDITCDSDGAVEQYVEGQGIETTLPVPAWTKDEEYLMGFFLVGAYQEILGDMHNLFGDTHSVVVNLNSDGDAELTLINEGDSEEDMLRYVHIDVEQIRGHYRELVTSLVCPQEQQAILNELEHGLSGYTYLEDF
- the speB gene encoding agmatinase, with amino-acid sequence MNDLFTKTDYSLYANAMSFLRRPYVRNPIDAEADLVVLGVPLDMATSGRPGARLGPDAIRRASVHLAWENKKYPWDFNLFDKVKVIDAGDLVFDCGDAEDFTYRLEAATGEILKNGKTLLALGGDHFITLPILRAYAKHYGEMALVHFDAHTDTYANGSAYDHGTMFYHAPKEGLICPKHSIQIGIRTQYEQKQHGFNVIDASQANQMSADSIVAQIRDVVGDKPVYVTFDIDCLDPAFAPGTGTPVCGGLNSDKVLNIIRGLAGMNIVGMDVVEVSPPFDQSDVTALAGATIALELMYAWASGRETAA
- a CDS encoding HAD hydrolase-like protein; its protein translation is MSKDWLIFDLDGTISDPKDGIVRSFNYALQAFGMPARPEAEIAAYIGPPLDQTFIQLVGSHDPGLIQMLVAQYRERYAEIGYRENQLYPGIPSVLEQLAASEQYRFGVCTSKRADFAEKILEMFGLREQFEFVSGGDIGVEKWQQLEGLRREGVISQQAVMIGDRAVDITAGQRNGLQTAGVLWGYGSVEELSQVAPTYLFEQPAQLAQLE